TGAGCCACCTCGCACGGACCGacgcaatggccaagtggtggcTCGTCGCCTCCCTCCTTCTGTGTGTCGCGGTGGCGACAGCGGCGGCCCGGGGCGTGCCTGCCAGCGACGACTGCGACACCGTTGCTGCTGAGGCCGGTCGTGACGGCGCTGGTCTCGACGAAGCCAAGACCGTCTTCGGTGGGAGCAATGACGGCGGCCTCTTCGGTGGCGGCGTCAACGGCG
This region of Lolium perenne isolate Kyuss_39 chromosome 2, Kyuss_2.0, whole genome shotgun sequence genomic DNA includes:
- the LOC127322126 gene encoding uncharacterized protein, with translation MAKWWLVASLLLCVAVATAAARGVPASDDCDTVAAEAGRDGAGLDEAKTVFGGSNDGGLFGGGVNGGPLGSGIAGFGPHGGFGAGAGPFGGFGGGFGAGGGGGGGGGGGGLP